The genomic DNA CAAAATAAAGGGCTTTAAGTCACCGGTCAGCAttacttcattcaaaatgCCTGAAAAATAAAGAGACAATTTAGAAGTTAAGTCTAAACAGAAAACCAGTTTGGTAAGTCAATATATAACCAAAGTTTTCAGTGCGCTGTGGAATAATTGTCTTCACTACAATTCAGTAGCAGAACTGGTTCATGACTCATCACTCTAATTGTAACCGTAACATGATTTTCAACAATTCAACTCACCTCTTCATCGTTCCGAATTAGCTTCCAAGAGGGCGAGCGGTTCATCTGCAATGATAACGAATATCGTCAATTGCCGCCAAAATTATTTCCCATTGCACATCGTGATGTTGAAGTAATAATCAGACGCAAAAATAGCAGCCAATGGTGTTGTTCTCATGAAGTTCAATTGGTAATTCCACGTTTATCATCCTAATAATAATTTGCCACTACTTTATTTCTATTGAGGTTGAGACTTACGTTGTGACAATTGCTCGAAAAAGGGGAGTCCACTAGACGGCAAAAATCCGAGAAacctgaaatgaatgaaattatcGTTACTAATAGTTTTAAAATGGCGACAAAATTATACTGATAGCGTTTTCAGAGTTAAAAAGCTCGTGTGTTTAACATCACTTGCATTCAGAGTTTAACCTGTATTTCATCCCGTACGCTAGTGTAATATGTGTCGGCGAGTGTCCTTACCTCTCTTTGGTGTTCAGTGTCGATCAATTTAACGGCAGCAACTGGACTCAATTTCTGTAAGAGATGAAAAAATTAGGAATGCGAGCAAATAAATGatacaaaaatggaaatttggtTATTATCAGGCCTGTTGAGTTTTACATATGCCTTCATCCATCAATCAGGTATGAAGTTTTATCATCACTAAATTAATACGTGCCGCAAAATGGATGGTCACAAGGCAGAACAACACTTACCAACACTTTTCTATTTAGTGGAATTCATATCACATGGAACCAGTCATTATGCCAGGATCTGAGAAAAAGAGAATTAAAATAAGGATCTTTGTGGATGGACGCTTAACATTTTGTGATATTTAAGTTTCAGGCCTGTTGAGTTTTACATATACCTTCATCCATCAATCAGGTATGTAGTTTTATCATCACTTAATTcgattgaacttgaagattATAAATCATAACTCACCCGAAGAGTCCGATGTACCATCAATCTTGTTTCCTTCCAGTCTGAAGAACTATCTGAAATGAAGATTAAAACTTGTTAGTGGCTTCACATGATTTCTTAGCCAACGCGTTAAAACTAGAAATATTTTCAGAATTTCTCCAAAGGTTGCATCAACGAACAAAACCACAATGGCAAAGCTCTCAAACAGTACGGGGCGTGTTTATCATCAATGTTTCGGTTATGAAGTCTATCATGACCAACATCAAAGACTTACTTACCACTCGAGTTTCGTagaatgattttgattaagGTCCGTCCAATCATCCAGGATTTTCAATGATACTGCAAACGAAAGGTTTTATTAGAATTTATCCAATACTTCAATAACAAGGTTTTTAGGGGTCGTTTCAGAAATTCTCCATGGTTGCATCAAAGCGTCTAGACACGAATGTCCAGACTCTCAAACAGTACGGGGCGTGTTTATCATCATTAGATCAAACAAACAtgcttcaaaatgtttcacttaCCTCTGCTTGCGAGGATCTTAAATGCCAAAGGCNTCATCATTAGATCAAACAAACAtgcttcaaaatgtttcacttaCCTCTGCTTGCGAGGATCTTAAATGCCAAAGGATGTCGAAGTCGAATGGTTGAATGCCTGTTGAGAGAGAAACAATTCGGTCAGAAGagccaacaagtttgaagaaaaaaataaggcTTCCACGTTGTTTCAGAAATTCTCCTAATTTGCATCAAAGCGTCTGAACACAAAGTCCAGACTCTCAAACAGTACGGGGCGTGTTTTTCATCATTAGATCAAACAAACAtgcttcaaaatgtttcacttaCCTCTGCTTGCGAGGATCTTAAATGCCAAAGGCTGTCGAAGTCGAATGGTTGAATGCCTGTTGAGAGAGAAACAATTCGGTCAGAAGagccaacaagtttgaagaaaaaaataaggcTTCCACGTTGTTTCAGAAATTCTCCTAATTTGCATCAAAGCGTCTGAACACAAAGTCCAGACTCTCAAACAGTACGGGGcgtttttttcatcaaaaagtgCATATGATTGCTAAAATGCATTGAATTACCTTGGACGAGTATCGTGCACTGATGGATACGATTCCTTGAGTGTGAAGAAGCtgcaaaaaatgtcagattTATCAGCATGGTTCCGGGACAGGTGAAAAATGGTAGACTCGGAATGCTATCAGCACTTATGATCATCTTCAACCATCAATCAGAGACTCTAGTCTAAAGTAATGTCATCATGACTAATTGACCTAGAATTCTAATCGAAATAACACTCACCTTGAGGATCTTTAATGCACGGCAAAGTAAAAGGCTGATTGGACACATCTACAGGGCGAGATGAAAGGTTAGCTGAAGCGGTttggaaaatacaaatttgtcacttacCCATTGGAAACCCAGATCAATTAACCCCCTAACATTATAATCAATTAGGCCTATGTTTAAACCATCTCTGTATTTCACAGACCAACACAAGTGATTGTGACAACACTTCAAGCCGTGCCAGTGGCAGCAACGGCGGCAGCCTGTCGGATCTTGTCCTTCTTGAGAGGTCCCATGAAGGCCATCTTGTCTTGTGGGGTCTGGAAGCGACCATGACCGAACTTGGAGCTGGTGTCGATGAACTTCAGTTTGATCTTCTCCAAAGCCAATCGCTTGGTGTGCACCAAGAGCGACTTGCGAAGGGTCAACACACGCTTCTTAGGCCCAATGCAGCAGCCCTTGATCATGATGAAATCTTGCTTCACCTCGCCGTAATGAGGGAAGCCACCCATGGGGTTGATGGATTTATCGGCCAAATCGTAATCAGTAGAAGCGTTGTTCTTGATCAACTTGTCGCCCTTCTTGTAATAACCGTCACGCATATCGTAGATCTTCTTGTTGATCTCAGTACGATGATGGTATCCCTTCTGACCAGCACGGGCAACCGTGAACTGGATTCGGGAAGGATGCCAAGCTCCAATACAAGCCACCTTTCGCAGACCCTTGTGCGTCTTACGAGGCAACTTCTTGGTGTGCCATCTGGAGGTGACACCTGGAAAACAAAACTTTCGTGTTACACAGATGGCTTGGTTTGCAAGGACCTCCTGAGACGTACGAACTGAATCAGACTCAAAAAAAGAGCAGCCATAGGAGTTGTTCTCATATATATCAATTGGTAATTCCAATGTTATCATCACGTTTTAAAAAAGATCGATAATCCGGGTTGCTGGTCATCTTACCTTTGAATCCCTTTCCCTTGGTGACACCAATGCAATCGATCATCTCATCACGAGCAAACACAGAGTTGCATCGGATTTCCTTCTCGAAATGATTGCGAGCGAAGTCGACCTTGTCGGCCACGGATCCACCGTTCAATTGGATTTCCATGATGTGAGCCTTCTTCTGGCGACGACGGAGCAACTTTTGCTGAGTGTGGCAGATGATTCGCACAACAGAGCAGtacttcttgatttgattcagcTCCTTCTCGATCTCCTTCTTGCCCAAATCCTCCTGCCATTTCTTGCAGGCTTTGGTGAAGGCCTtctttttggacttggacCTGAAAAGAACTCGAACTTTCAAACGCGAGATGGGGGCCACGGGGAGAAACATTGTCAAGCGGTTTCTCCCCAAACACGCCCCTCAAAGGCACTCGAGGCCTCATCAGTCAATCGACCGAGCGGAGGCCCGAGTGTGGAGATCCCTCATCTAACCATCATCGAGGTCAGAGCGGAGGAATCTAAACACGGACGAGTCCAACCTTGATCCCGAGCAAAACTCGGGACAAGTGCATTGGAACAGTCGCCCTACAGCTCACTCTAAACGAGGCCGAGCCCGACGCCGAGACTAAAACATGAGACATTCAAAGCATATGTACCAATTCTTGTAGAATCGTCGCTTGCACTCTTCGCTGATGTGCTCAGCCCACACGGTCTTGAGGGCGCGCAAGCCACGTGGCGTTTCGATATAACCCACCACACCCACGGCAATCATGGGCGGGGTCTCGATGATGGTCACGGCCTCCACGATCTCTCGCTTATTCATCTTGGACCCAGGTCGGTCGCTTTCGCGGACCACGTGGGTCATACCGGCCTTGTAGCCTAAGAAGCAGGTCAAGTGCACGGGTTTGGAAGGGTCGTCCTTGGGGAAGGCCTTGGCCTTGCCGCGATGAGTCTTGCTCCGCTTCTTGGGGTAGAACCCCATGGATCCATGGCGGGGGGCGCTAAACTTCCGGTGAGACTGAAAGGAGGAACAAGGCACATCAAACACGTTCCAACTTTCAGGGAGCACGGATTGAACGATCAGGGGTGAGGGAAAACCGGACAAAATGCTACGAGCGTAGAGAAGAGGGTCTAGTCCAATGCTCAATGGCAACCAGGGACAAGTTCAGACTTAGATGCTTTCGATATTTGAAGATATTTTCTACAAGAGTTATGTCCCGCGTCTTACCATTTTCACCAACtcaaaggaaaaggaagataTTGCTGGTCATGTTGATAAAGAAACAAATATCAGCTGAGCCTCGTGCTGATTTGGCCATTCTCGCTCGGATCGGAGATTTGCTGGGAAGGAGGAGGTTGCGTAGCAATCGGGGGTTGTTATGAAATGCTCTTCCGACTCCCCGTCAAAACAAAGCTTCATCCCAATTGGGTCGCCGACCCGTGACCCACAAGTCTATGGACTCATGCCCTTTCTAAAtacttcctttttttaaatgatccCTAATACATCTAATATAAAATCATTTCCGTCGCTCTTACCTATTAAAACATCGTCATTTTTCACGAAATGTTCCtctttttcatcttggatTCGACCAATCAGCGTCCAAGTTTTCCACCAATCCGCGTGGCGCTTATTTTCACCAATCCCAGTCGTCTAGCGAATCGATTCCACCAATGGCATAAGCTCTTGTCCATGACGTCACATCTCAGATCGTCTGCTCTTTTCGCGTCAGTTGAACGGGTAAGTGAACAGCTCCTGAGTTTTCATCACAAACAAACGgttccaaattggaaatcGGCCTGAAATTCATTGCCAATCCATCCTTGAACCTGGCCTGCATCCCCTGGAAATTCATTGCCAATCCATCCTTGAACCTGGCCTGCATCCCCTGACGTAAGTTCCACCCGTCTCCCGACGAGGCGTGTCCCGGATTGAGCCCGTGAAAATAATCGAGAACGATGTCAATGTTGGGCCGATTCTGCCCTCTCAGGCTGATTGGGCCGCATGGGCCGAGGCAGGCTAGAAGAAACTGACTAAGGGGCGAATTTGAGGGAGAAAGGCATACAAAGCGCGCCCGTTTTCATTTACTACCCTCTTGTGTTAGTCTTGATGGGCGAGCCCTCGTATTGGTGGGGGGTGTGTGGAGGAGGGGAGGCAGGCCATTGGGTCGGGCGGGAACTCATTGAAGGGGAAACTGTCGACGAACAAAGAGTTTGACAGAGGAGTGTGGTTTTTGTTGATTGCAGAATATCCTTGAATCTTCACCATGGCCCGTACCAAGCAAACTGCCCGTAAGTCTACCGGAGGCAAGGCGCCCCGTAAGCAATTGGCCACAAAGGCGGCCCGTAAGTCGGCCCCGTCGACCGGAGGCGTCAAGAAGCCGCATCGTTATCGCCCTGGTACCGTGGCTCTGCGTGAGATTCGTCGCTACCAGAAGTCCACCGAGTTGCTCATCCGCAAGCTCCCATTCCAAAGATTGGTCCGTGAGATCGCTCAGGACTTCAAGACCGATCTCCGGTTCCAGAGTGCGGCCATTGGGGCCCTTCAGGTGAGATACACGCTGCGATGCCAGGGGCGGGGGATTCTGAGGAACCAGTTACAACCGGTTCGATTGCACCATAGTAGATCAAGCGTCATAGACTAAAACAAGGGATAGATTATTGAACACGGTTGGATGGTAGATTTGAGATTTGAACGAAAATAGAAGAAAGTCCAGGCAAATTTTAACTACAGGAGTCTTGGGACCAATCTCAAACATGTCTTTAATGTTCCTTTATCAATTTGCAGGAGGCGTCAGAGGCTTACTTGGTCGGTCTGTTCGAAGATACGAACTTGTGCGCCATTCACGCCAAGCGTGTCACTATTATGCCCAAGGATATCCAGCTGGCCCGTCGTATTCGCGGCGAGCGCGCTTAAATAGCCCACCCTTTCGATCTCTTTTACAAACTAATAACCTTTCACCACTACAACTACTTCGACAACCACTACAACCGTTTCAATGTACTATATTGCCGTGAACGAAAATCGAGTAAAAACGAAAGGCTCCGGAGAGAGGTTCAGGCGCTCGTCATCCTATGACGGGGTTCGATCCCCGCCCACATCGGAAAATACTCGCCCGATGTGTTAAGAAGTATTCCATCGCGGTTCCTCGGCCACCGTCACACCTATGAAGAAGCGAAAATTGCGAAGGCGGTCTGATCGACCGGCGAAATGTTAGTGTGCAGTGTACGTTATGGCCATTAATGTAGCTCTTTGCCCAACCTCTGTTGTGTCGTGGTCCTTGGAATAAAAGTGTTCTTGTGTAATTCACCATCGAAGCAGTACCATTTTAAAACATGGACCAGGGCCACATCGCCTGGATTCTTCGAGCCGTCATGCTTGGACAGCCGACTGTCCCCGCCAGACCATGTTGTTTCACACATTAAGTTTGGTTTCTTCACGACCGCTGCTCTCCGCCTCCTTTTGCGTTGGACCGACGACATTTTGACGACTACCTGAGAGACAATAGTGAGGAATCGCTTAGGATCCCCGCCGTTTTGGCCAGAATTTTCAATGTGTTCAGTATTTCTTAGACTTATTTAATGACCAGTTCAAAAGCCTTCCTGAAATAACCGGCACACAAACACACGATTCAATTTTGTTTAGTTCAGACTCCATAGATTATGAGTAGCTCAACTTCGCCACTCTGAATAATGAACGCCTTGAATTTCGCGAGAGTTCAGAGAATTGTGAAGGGATCatcaattgtttcattttattacttcTTTGACATTATACTCGTCATTTTATATAATAAACATCCACAAAAGCCCACTAGTCGCAttcttctttgctttgagTGCGTCGCTGTCGGGGTGATAATCGTAACTTGGAACCAACTCAAGCGGGCAAGCTCTCTTCCATGCTAACCTCAATTTGCCGAACCCTTAGCAATTGCTCCCTGAGAAGCTCCACGTTTGCACCGCGTTTTTCGAGCTCAAGAAGCTGCTCCTCGGCGTCGGGTTCGCCCAAGTCGACCTTCATCTTCAAATCAATGTCGTTTTCCTCACGGAAGACGCAAAAATAGAGGAGGAACGCACACAGGCTCACTTGAATGATGTATTCCTGAGCCCAAAAAGGGGGTGGT from Tigriopus californicus strain San Diego chromosome 1, Tcal_SD_v2.1, whole genome shotgun sequence includes the following:
- the LOC131888607 gene encoding large ribosomal subunit protein uL3-like, with translation MSHRKFSAPRHGSMGFYPKKRSKTHRGKAKAFPKDDPSKPVHLTCFLGYKAGMTHVVRESDRPGSKMNKREIVEAVTIIETPPMIAVGVVGYIETPRGLRALKTVWAEHISEECKRRFYKNWSKSKKKAFTKACKKWQEDLGKKEIEKELNQIKKYCSVVRIICHTQQKLLRRRQKKAHIMEIQLNGGSVADKVDFARNHFEKEIRCNSVFARDEMIDCIGVTKGKGFKGVTSRWHTKKLPRKTHKGLRKVACIGAWHPSRIQFTVARAGQKGYHHRTEINKKIYDMRDGYYKKGDKLIKNNASTDYDLADKSINPMGGFPHYGEVKQDFIMIKGCCIGPKKRVLTLRKSLLVHTKRLALEKIKLKFIDTSSKFGHGRFQTPQDKMAFMGPLKKDKIRQAAAVAATGTA
- the LOC131888617 gene encoding histone H3.3A, translating into MARTKQTARKSTGGKAPRKQLATKAARKSAPSTGGVKKPHRYRPGTVALREIRRYQKSTELLIRKLPFQRLVREIAQDFKTDLRFQSAAIGALQEASEAYLVGLFEDTNLCAIHAKRVTIMPKDIQLARRIRGERA
- the LOC131882600 gene encoding uncharacterized protein LOC131882600; its protein translation is MTSTQKDKEVKEPEEEPIKFTTSPAFRPVAASPNERPKKPPPFWAQEYIIQVSLCAFLLYFCVFREENDIDLKMKVDLGEPDAEEQLLELEKRGANVELLREQLLRVRQIEVSMEESLPA